A genomic region of Verrucomicrobiota bacterium contains the following coding sequences:
- the rpiB gene encoding ribose 5-phosphate isomerase B yields the protein MEILFGNRMERIAIGTDHAGFQLKEVLKAHLEENGYEVDDFGTNSPASVDYPDFIRPAAESVASGKNDLGIVLGGSGNGEAIVANKVAGIRCGLCWNEASARLTKEHNNANVISIGARMVTPETAKAIVDTWLNASYEGGRHQARLDKIE from the coding sequence ATGGAGATCCTCTTTGGTAATCGTATGGAAAGAATTGCGATTGGTACGGATCATGCCGGATTCCAACTAAAGGAAGTACTAAAAGCTCATCTGGAAGAAAATGGCTATGAGGTTGATGACTTTGGGACCAATAGCCCCGCATCGGTTGATTATCCGGATTTTATCCGTCCGGCTGCTGAAAGCGTGGCGTCCGGGAAAAATGATTTGGGTATCGTTCTGGGTGGAAGTGGAAATGGTGAAGCAATTGTCGCCAACAAGGTGGCCGGTATCCGCTGCGGCCTTTGCTGGAATGAGGCCAGTGCCCGACTGACCAAAGAACACAATAACGCCAATGTGATTTCCATTGGGGCTCGCATGGTGACACCTGAAACGGCCAAAGCGATCGTCGATACCTGGTTGAATGCGAGCTACGAAGGTGGTCGACACCAGGCCAGATTGGATAAGATAGAGTAG
- a CDS encoding sigma-70 family RNA polymerase sigma factor — MNENAQPIPFHEELLVQLQPRLYGYIIGLLASPSDAKDVLQETNKAILSKLDEFQHPGSFSAWAHKFAYFQCLAFRKKHERNKLSFDSDLLDELAEEAKPVDEVAERNLPLLSTCLERLQPKSRAIVSDYYYESLSIEEIAADRNLKTNHVAQILFRARKALFECIQSEANSNPI; from the coding sequence TTGAACGAAAACGCACAACCTATCCCTTTTCATGAAGAGTTGCTGGTGCAATTACAGCCCAGGCTCTATGGCTATATCATAGGATTACTGGCCAGCCCGAGCGACGCTAAGGATGTGCTTCAAGAAACCAACAAGGCCATACTTTCAAAGTTGGATGAATTTCAGCACCCTGGCAGCTTCAGTGCCTGGGCTCATAAGTTCGCTTATTTCCAATGCCTTGCGTTCCGGAAAAAGCACGAGCGGAATAAACTAAGTTTTGATTCAGATCTATTGGACGAATTAGCTGAAGAAGCGAAACCGGTCGATGAAGTCGCTGAAAGGAATTTGCCTTTGCTATCCACTTGCCTGGAGCGGCTTCAGCCCAAGTCCCGAGCCATTGTTTCTGATTACTATTACGAGAGTTTATCCATTGAGGAAATCGCTGCAGACAGAAATCTAAAAACCAACCACGTAGCCCAAATATTATTTCGTGCACGCAAAGCACTTTTTGAATGCATCCAATCGGAAGCAAATTCTAATCCCATTTAA